In Apis cerana isolate GH-2021 linkage group LG6, AcerK_1.0, whole genome shotgun sequence, the following are encoded in one genomic region:
- the LOC107994103 gene encoding mediator of RNA polymerase II transcription subunit 13 isoform X2, translating into MTHPSHQTNGASLEDCHTNFFALTDLCGIKWKKLVWGEVAGDFGGTPLEDPVLSSFSRCLAGDILCVWRRVAATPATSGPATASATGAGIFDLGIAPSPAPPPLSLTAAKELWIFWYGEEPDLSGLVSPELIACESEQGSWESGLSYECRSLLFKALHNLIERCLLSRDFVRLGKWFVQPYDGFEKHRCSSSHLSFSFAFFVHGESTVCASVDVRQHPAVRHLTRTCLQRTQTSQSGVKVILAPYGLAGTLIGPVGRIDSQLLEEWKHFYPINSSNIEAGLPPLVEVLVGGVRMRYPSCYVLVTDMDDSPPDTPLSPPSSPASCEHPLLSQQELQAATELPERVWAECTLSSPISASKTESSTELGTWTFIDPTQKSSCICSKSATPGGWKSLASSQVQRDKGGRRVVPFHRRSTTQWDACPSVPANAPRSVLNRTEAPSTPPGGPPSYSRGPPTGGDCLPVPSVGSPGSPAPSPLPTPHSEPASVPPAEPTMPTLSPQPPPSHANTAPPLTPSQGPKSTSSACNNQVHSPVPGPTLKRPVLVSRECEEIYLENEQSLRCLYDYSIQEAWLNHPVKRFKESTNSPVNVRNNTLYPPINSQIPQSQTPKIEIKQEPNVNVGDCIGRRTDPYEFDAAGEENGTSVDGLRRQRDDPSKPGSLFTSEGLQASYKDLDQIFDNSDPDTSSDETNLNQLQVQTPPESNRSGGLHEETRVDANNRHSNRGVGVLRPEELSKMFPTPPSLEHNPVASPCQLNDSLMDQTELSVPQRPLRHLPDIYPNMGSPQEEPIDDWSYVFKPAPICKMVGSSKYAPLTNLPSQSLPPVTLPSHCVYRPSWQCNPTSNNPDKPLPPTRPGSVQQQPCPPSPAPLGAPYRSATISGRPPPPPYDQPSPATSTTSSYLNKNLNSIEADTPGPTRAPESNSLIVNILLGDTVLNIFRDHNFDSCSLCVCNAGPKVVGNIKGADAGVYLTHSWSSGALFQDDDQIRCSCGFSAVVNRRLAHQAGLFYEDEMEITGIAEDPAEKKKASLVAVACGGSKPTEGLDVIPPSVLELLREQCLIIQSSASSLYRASRIYATMKSYPMLTPTINMLEFNDGNEVSLAALDQGKINGTHNERTNRIIGVHRWVFLRAKGPQCSGDIVRMMRALQPLLQDAVQKKCTTRMWEAPYTVAGPLTWRQFHRLAGRGTDDRCEPQPIPALVVGYDRDWLSLSPYALSYWEKLLLEPYAGPRDVAYVVVAPDSDCVVNKVKSFFRELSTTYEICRLGRHTPISKALRDGILRVGKSSVQKQIKQPIDDWFKLLGENQLGELLRLYAQVCNHRLAPYLTQVIQDRSLLDPGDSQSNKQQQQQQPQTTIPVTDTMPATPDVMSSKPESIEGENPRSETPSSNTTNTNSNTGNTTPTSQTATVHSSTTSGPDEEEVEPPAIVVYLVEPFSLGGPEDSDRRRLAILALLRAYSTAINSMPENIRSNINVQIISLESIMELGRARERRKIQDEMRALALNVFLQGRRLLNHNSTVKSLTGFGTAAAADLFLKSKDERNRAPYRLYSPAYVLAPLRAKSEAPESFGIAGPEECAVLYLSYCLSEDQSWLLAVATDDRGEIFETATINIDIPNRKRRKRASARRIGLQKLMDFILSVMSQGVQPWRLVVGRVGRIGHGELKGWSWLLSRKALLKASKHLKEICGQCSLLYPSAAPCVLSACLVSLEPDSTLRLMADQFTPDERFSQASVNCQLSTPQDVTCTHILVFPTSATTQSSQTAFQEQHINGPELGDDELFSALNDDMPEGMEGMGDFNDIFNVWPEAGAGGGQSPGGSPHRPEGSPMGGDGGGSGLGNHDGPGSPFPCSNTPRVAVAEQAEEVGTLLQQPLALGYLVSTAPTGRMPPWFWSACPHLEGVCPVFLKNALHLHSPAIQQNSDDLLQQQSALTAHPLDSQYTTDVLRYVLEGYNALSWLAVDANTKDRLSCLPVHVQALMQLYHAAAALV; encoded by the exons ACGGACCTCTGCGGTATCAAATGGAAGAAGCTCGTGTGGGGCGAAGTAGCCGGCGATTTCGGGGGTACTCCCCTCGAGGACCCGGTGTTGTCGAGCTTCTCGCGGTGCCTCGCGGGTGACATTCTCTGCGTGTGGCGGCGGGTCGCCGCTACGCCGGCCACCTCCGGCCCGGCAACCGCCTCGGCAACCGGAGCTGGCATCTTCGACCTGGGCATCGCACCCTCGCCCGCACCACCACCCCTCTCCCTTACCGCCGCCAAGGAACTCTGGATTTTCTGGTATGGCGAGGAACCTGATCTCTCTGGTCTCGTGTCACCGGAACTCATCGCATGTG aaagTGAGCAAGGTTCTTGGGAAAGCGGATTATCATACGAGTGTCGATCACTTCTTTTCAAAGCTTTGCATAACTTGATTGAACGGTGCTTACTATCTCGTGATTTTGTTCGCCTAGGAAAGTGGTTTGTACAACCTTATGATGGATTCGAAAAACACCGTTGCAGTAG taGTCACTTGTCATTCTCATTTGCATTCTTTGTGCATGGAGAAAGCACTGTATGTGCAAGTGTGGATGTCAGGCAGCATCCTGCTGTGCGACATCTTACAAGGACTTGCTTACAACGTACCCAAACTTCCCAATCTGGTGTTAaag TGATTCTAGCTCCTTACGGACTAGCAGGCACATTAATTGGTCCAGTGGGACGTATAGATAGTCAACTTCTTGAAGAGTGGAAACATTTTTATCCAATCAATAGCAGTAACATAGAAGCAGGACTTCCACCTCTAGTAGAAGTACTTGTTGGTGGTGTCCGCATGCGTTATCCTTCTTGTTATGTCCTGGTCACAGATATGGATGATAGTCCACCTGATACTCCTCTTTCTCCACCAAGTAGTCCTGCTAGTTGTGAACATCCTCTCTTGAGTCAGCAGGAATTACAAGCAGCTACAGAATTACCAGAACGTGTATGGGCAGAATGTACTTTGAGTTCACCAATTTCTGCTTCCAAGACAGAATCTTCCACAGAACTTGGAACTTGGACCTTTATTGATCCAACACAAAAGTCTTCCTGTATCTGTTCAAA GTCTGCCACCCCCGGGGGTTGGAAGAGCCTGGCCTCCTCTCAGGTTCAGAGGGATAAAGGTGGACGGAGGGTCGTACCGTTTCATCGACGCTCTACCACCCAGTGGGATGCTTGTCCCTCTGTCCCTGCTAATGCCCCCAG GTCTGTATTGAACAGAACAGAAGCGCCGAGTACACCACCAGGCGGACCTCCTTCTTATTCAAGAGGACCACCAACAGGAGGAGATTGTTTACCAGTTCCATCTGTTGGCTCACCAGGATCTCCTGCACCTTCACCTCTTCCAACTCCACATTCCGAGCCAGCATCAGTTCCACCAGCAGAACCGACAATGCCTACACTCAGCCCTCAACCACCACCAAGTCATGCAAACACTGCCCCACCACTAACTCCTTCTCAAGGCCCAAAATCAACTTCCTCTGCATGCAATAATCAAGTACATAGTCCAGTTCCTGGACCAACATTAAAACGACCAGTCCTAGTTTCTAGAGAATGTGAGgagatttatttagaaaacgaACAGTCATTACGTTGTCTCTATGATTATTCAATACAAGAAGCATGGCTCAATCATCCTGTAAAACGTTTTAAGGAGTCTACTAATAGTCCAGTTAATGTGCGGAATAACACATTATATCCACCAATAAATTCTCAAATTCCTCAATCTCAAACAcccaaaatagaaattaaacaagAACCAAATGTCAATGTT gGAGATTGCATTGGAAGAAGAACAGATCCGTATGAGTTTGATGCAGCAGGTGAAGAAAACGGTACAAGCGTTGACGGACTTCGACGGCAAAGAGATGATCCTTCTAAACCAGGATCCTTATTTACTAGCGAAGGTCTTCAAGCATCTTATAAAGATTTAGaccaaatttttgataattctgATCCAGATACTTCCAGTGATGAAAcc AATTTGAACCAGCTTCAAGTACAAACTCCACCAGAATCAAATAGATCTGGTGGACTTCATGAAGAAACCAGAGTAGATGCCAATAACAGACATAGTAATAGAGGAGTAGGTGTGTTACGACCAGAAGAACTTTCCAAAATGTTTCCAACACCACCATCCTTAGAGCATAATCCAGTTGCTTCTCCTTGTCAGTTAAATGACTCTTTAATGGACCAGACGGAACTCTCTGTACCTCAACGACCACTTAGGCATCTACCTGATATATATCCAAATATGGGATCTCCTCAAGAAGAGCCAATCGATGATTGGTCTTACGTGTTCAAACCTGCGCCCATCTGTAAGATGGTTGGTTCTTCCAAATATGCTCCACTCACAAATCTGCCCAGCCAATCATTACCTCCTGTTACACTGCCATCGCACTGCGTATATAGACCTTCTTGGCAGTGCAATCCTACTTCCAACAACCCAGATAAACCACTTCCACCAACTAGACCTGGTTCAGTCCAACAACAACCTTGTCCTCCAAGTCCAGCACCATTGGGAGCACCATATCGCTCAGCAACTATTTCCGGAAGACCACCACCGCCACCATATGATCAACCGAGTCCTGCCACATCTACTACTTCATCGTatctaaacaaaaatttgaatagtATCGAGGCGGATACACCAGGTCCTACTCGTGCACCAGAATCGAACTCTCTCATAGTGAACATCCTTTTAGGTGACACTGTGCTTAATATCTTTCGTGATCATAATTTCGACAGTTGCAGTCTCTGCGTGTGCAATGCAGGTCCAAAAGTTGTTGGTAATATTAAAGGTGCAGATGCTGGTGTGTATCTTACACACTCATGGTCAAGCGGAGCTCTGTTTCAAGATGATGATCAGATCAGGTGTAGTTGTGGTTTTAGTGCAGTTGTAAATCGGCGATTGGCTCATCAAGCTGGTTTGTTCTATGAAGATGAAATGGAAATCACTGGTATTGCAGAAGATCCagcggaaaagaaaaaagcgtcTTTGGTTGCTGTAGCCTGTGGAGGGAGTAAACCAACAGAAGGTTTAGATGTGATACCACCTAGTGTGTTAGAATTGCTTAGAGAACAGTGCCTGATCATACAGAGTTCTGCAAGTAGTCTTTACAGAGCATCGAGGATCTATGCTACAATGAAGAGTTATCCAATGCTCACGCCTACCATAAATATGTTGGAATTTAATGATGGAAACGAAGTTTCGCTAGCAGCTCTTGATCAGGGTAAAATTAACGGTACGCACAATGAAAGGACTAATCGTATAATTGGAGTGCATCGATGGGTGTTTCTTAGAGCAAAAGGTCCTCAATGCAGTGGTGATATTGTGCGAATGATGAGAGCTTTACAACCATTATTACAAGATGCagtacaaaaaaaatgtaccaCTCGAATGTGGGAAGCACCATATACTGTCGCAGGTCCTTTAACTTGGAGACAATTTCATCGTTTAGCTGGTCGTGGAACAGATGATCGTTGTGAACCTCAACCAATACCTGCACTTGTTGTTGGATATGATCGAGATTGGCTATCTTTGTCACCTTATGCTTTAAGTTACTGGGAAAAATTGCTATTGGAACCATATGCTGGACCGAGAGATGTTGCCTATGTAGTGGTAGCACCTGATAGCGATTGTGTtgttaataaagtaaaatcatttttccgtGAATTATCAACTACATATGAA atttGTCGGCTAGGAAGGCATACACCTATTTCAAAAGCATTGCGTGATGGTATTCTTCGAGTTGGAAAATCGTCTGTACAGAAACAAATCAAACAACCAATAGACGATTGGTTTAAACTTTTAGGAGAGAACCAATTAGGAGAATTGTTAAGATTATATGCCCAAGTTTGTAATCATCGATTAGCTCCATATTTAACGCAAGTTATTCAAGATCGAAGTTTATTAGATCCCGGAGATTCGCAATCTAATaagcaacaacagcaacagcagcCACAAACAACTATTCCCGTTACCGATACAATGCCAGCTACGCCTGATGTAATGTCAAGTAAACCTGAATCTATTg agGGAGAAAATCCTAGAAGTGAAACTCCATcgtcaaacacaacaaatacTAATTCTAATACTGGTAATACAACACCAACTTCACAAACTGCCACAGTACACTCTAGTACCACATCGGGTCCAGATGAAGAGGAAGTTGAGCCTCCAGCTATAGTTGTTTATTTAGTAGAACCTTTCTCATTGGGAGGTCCTGAAGATTCTGATCGTCGAAGACTTGCTATTTTAGCTTTGTTACGTGCATATTCAACAGCAATTAATAGCATGCCTGAAAACATTAGatctaatataaatgttcag ATAATATCTTTGGAAAGTATAATGGAATTAGGACGAGCTAGAGAAAGGCGCAAGATACAAGATGAGATGAGAGCTTTAGCATTAAATGTATTTCTACAAGGTCGtcgattattaaatcataattccaCAGTAAAAAGTCTCACTGGATTCGGTACTGCTGCGGCAGCAGATCTTTTCCTTAAAAGTAAAGAT GAACGAAACAGAGCTCCGTACCGGTTATACTCACCAGCCTACGTCCTGGCTCCTCTACGGGCGAAAAGTGAAGCACCGGAGTCTTTTGGCATTGCTGGACCAGAAGAGTGTGCAGTTCTGTACCTTAGTTACTGCCTAAGCGAAGATCAATCTTGGCTACTTGCGGTTGCAACTGATGATCGTggcgaaatatttgaaacagcTACTATCAATATTGATATACCCaataggaaaagaagaaaacgcgCCTCAGCCAGACGAATTGgattacaaaaattgatgGATTTTATACTGAGTGTAATGTCTCAAGGt gTACAACCTTGGAGATTAGTAGTAGGTCGTGTAGGCCGTATTGGACACGGTGAATTAAAAGGTTGGAGTTGGTTATTATCGAGAAAAGCGCTTCTTAAAGCCTCTAAACATCTTAAAGAAATATGTGGTCAATGCAGTCTTCTATATCCGTCAGCAGCACCTTGTGTGCTCAGCGCCTGTTTAGTCTCCCTTGAACCAGATTCGACTCTCAGGCTTATGGCTGATCAGTTTACACCTGATGAAAGATTTAGTCAAGCATCGGTAAACTGCCAATTGTCTACACCACAAGATGTTACGTGCACTCATATTCTCGTCTTTCCTACATCTGCTACTACACAG TCGTCACAGACTGCATTTCAAGAGCAACATATTAATGGACCAGAATTAGGAGATGATGAACTATTTTCTGCACTAAATGATGATATGCCAGAAGGTATGGAAGGCATGGGAgatttcaatgatattttcaatgtatGGCCAGAAGCTGGTGCTGGTGGAGGGCAAAGTCCTGGAGGTAGTCCACATCGTCCTGAAGGATCTCCAATGGGTGGAGACGGTGGTGGTTCAGGTTTAGGGAATCATGATGGGCCTGGTAGTCCATTTCCATGTAGTAACACACCAAGA GTTGCAGTTGCTGAACAAGCAGAAGAAGTAGGAACACTATTACAACAACCTCTTGCTCTTGGTTATTTGGTATCTACTGCACCAACTGGTCGAATGCCACCATGGTTTTGGTCAGCTTGTCCCCATCTAGAGGGAGTTTGCCcagtatttttaaagaatgccTTACACTTGCATAGTCCAGCAATTCAGCAGAATAGTGATGATCTGTTACAACAACAAAGTGCACTCACTGCTCATCCATTAGATTCACAATATACCACCGATGTGCTCag atatGTACTGGAGGGATATAATGCCCTATCATGGCTCGCAGTGGATGCGAATACGAAAGATCGTCTATCCTGCCTGCCAGTGCACGTACAAGCGCTCATGCAGCTCTACCATGCAGCAGCAGCTCTCGTCTGA